A stretch of DNA from Staphylococcus equorum:
AGCTTGGGCAAGTCGTGTTTATCCAGAACTATCAGAAGAAGCAGCTTACAACACGTTCATTGATGAAGTATTAGATATCGTTCGCGTAGATGGAAATGATCCAGTGGCTAATTGGAAAGACCATGTTGCTAATCTAAGTAAACATGCAGATAAATTACAAAGTAAAAATTATAAAGCACTTCACTATATTTCTGAAGGTACAGATTTAGAAATTGGTTTACCAGAAGGTCATATATGGGAAGATGCAACAAGTTATGCGAGTGGTGGTCAAGCCTTTGTAGCTAATATTCCAACTGAAGAAGTGTTCACTGCACCTCATAGATTAAAAGTAAATGGCTATGTGACGAATAAATTGCCATTAAGTCATAATGGTAATATTATAGATGGTTTTACATTAACTTTTAAAGATGGAGAAGTAATTGATTATAAAGCTAAGCAAGGCGAAGAGGTTTTACGTGATTTATTAAATACAGACGAAGGTGCTAAGCGATTAGGTGAAGTTGCACTAGTACCTGATGATTCACCGATTTCTAACCGCAATACCATTTTTTATAATACATTGTTCGATGAAAATGCATCTTGTCACATTGCATTAGGCTCAGCTTATGGTTTTAATATAGAGGGTGGTACAGAAATGACTACAGACGAAAAGTTAGCACAAGGATTAAATGATTCACTTATTCATGTGGACTTTATGATTGGTAGTAAAGATTTAACGATTTATGGCGTGACACAAGAGGATGAAAAAGAACTCGTCTTCGAAAATGGTAACTGGTCAAAATAGAGAGAGAGGGATGAGTTGTCAGTGTTCTGAAATAGT
This window harbors:
- a CDS encoding aminopeptidase, which gives rise to MTQLQEKLKQYAELLVGVGMNVQEGQPVFIRSSVDAIELTHYIVEAAYKRGASDVKVDYSDDRLSRLKFEYEPVEHFESNEVKDYEVAKRMDYVDRGAANLALITQDPDLLNGIDRDKLSTFQKQYATAYKGYMEASQKNQFPWCVAAYPSKAWASRVYPELSEEAAYNTFIDEVLDIVRVDGNDPVANWKDHVANLSKHADKLQSKNYKALHYISEGTDLEIGLPEGHIWEDATSYASGGQAFVANIPTEEVFTAPHRLKVNGYVTNKLPLSHNGNIIDGFTLTFKDGEVIDYKAKQGEEVLRDLLNTDEGAKRLGEVALVPDDSPISNRNTIFYNTLFDENASCHIALGSAYGFNIEGGTEMTTDEKLAQGLNDSLIHVDFMIGSKDLTIYGVTQEDEKELVFENGNWSK